A genomic window from Alicyclobacillus dauci includes:
- a CDS encoding NAD(P)H-dependent oxidoreductase produces the protein MNVLIIYAHPNPNSFNAAVLAQVERALRESRHDFTVIDLYKDNFNPVLVYNDDRFRRDLKDDPETTAYRELIRAADHLILIYPVWWYGTPAILKGFFDRVFASGFAFTYDGMIPKGLLKGKSAWVFYTIDSPRWYAAIFRLSADWIVVRDATLKFCGVKPVKRFMFANVKRSCTGRREKWLDTVYEKVRYGLTQKVEVEHEEM, from the coding sequence ATGAACGTGCTTATTATCTACGCCCATCCCAACCCCAACAGTTTCAATGCTGCTGTGCTTGCACAAGTTGAGCGTGCGCTCAGGGAGAGTCGACATGACTTTACCGTGATCGATTTGTATAAGGATAACTTTAATCCGGTTCTTGTTTACAACGATGACAGATTTCGACGAGACCTAAAGGATGACCCTGAGACTACAGCGTATCGGGAACTGATTCGAGCGGCGGATCACCTTATCTTGATCTACCCCGTATGGTGGTACGGAACGCCCGCGATTTTAAAAGGTTTTTTTGACAGAGTTTTTGCATCCGGATTTGCGTTTACCTATGACGGTATGATCCCGAAAGGGTTGTTAAAAGGGAAATCGGCATGGGTATTCTATACGATTGATTCCCCTAGGTGGTACGCTGCTATTTTCCGTTTGAGTGCTGACTGGATTGTGGTTCGCGATGCGACGCTGAAATTTTGCGGTGTAAAGCCCGTTAAGCGCTTTATGTTCGCGAATGTAAAGCGAAGCTGCACGGGGCGGCGGGAGAAATGGCTGGATACGGTGTATGAAAAGGTGAGGTACGGTCTGACTCAAAAGGTTGAGGTGGAACATGAGGAAATGTAA
- a CDS encoding MGMT family protein, translating to MNSFTAKAVEIIQNIPEGKVMTYGQIARLSGSPRGARQVVRILHSMSQKHKLPWHRVINSQGRIGLREDESFHVQKLSLQAEGIEFIDNDQIDLQRYQYRPGEEE from the coding sequence ATGAATTCATTTACTGCTAAAGCCGTCGAGATCATTCAAAATATACCTGAGGGCAAAGTGATGACATATGGCCAAATTGCGAGGTTGTCCGGGAGTCCAAGGGGAGCAAGACAGGTTGTGCGGATCCTCCATTCCATGAGTCAAAAGCACAAACTGCCTTGGCATCGTGTGATCAATTCACAGGGTCGCATTGGCCTCCGGGAAGATGAAAGTTTCCATGTACAAAAGCTATCCCTTCAAGCGGAAGGGATCGAGTTTATCGACAATGACCAAATTGATCTCCAACGCTATCAATACCGCCCAGGTGAAGAAGAATGA